In Salinigranum marinum, one DNA window encodes the following:
- a CDS encoding PAS domain S-box protein, translating into MDVAGAELVLLDNTLDIVVVLDDEGRFQYANAALERVLGYDPTAVLGRNAFECIHPDDREAVVDRFVGLVTASDRTHDDAEFRFRDVDGSWVWLSARMSSERAAGLGGYVVSCRDITERRRAETEKHRAHERLSNIAEHTTDVLWMFSADWEELLFVNSAYEEVWGRSIEALAANSRDFIEGSHPADRDGIRAAMRQLSAGESVDIEYRVNADTDYRTWVWARGHPIVDHDGTVTRVVGFARDVTDRRERERQLLVMDRLLRHNLRNEMNLILGHAEQARERGGAAIDADLDRIVETGEHLLRTVDKEREIVALLTENAEPEPIDLVAVVADVCDRVQDATPAAAVETTLPERATVRAVPKLSLAVFELLTNAIEHADTDEPRVSVSVHYDAERVELAVVDECPPIPLQEVRVLRGERDVRSVYHGSGLGLWLVHWAVDRSEGDLAFDASERGNRVTIALDRLRDGRCE; encoded by the coding sequence ATGGACGTCGCGGGGGCCGAACTGGTACTGCTGGACAACACGCTCGACATCGTCGTGGTGCTCGACGACGAGGGGCGGTTCCAGTACGCGAACGCGGCGCTCGAGCGGGTACTCGGATACGACCCCACCGCCGTGCTCGGGCGGAACGCGTTCGAGTGTATCCACCCGGACGACCGCGAGGCTGTCGTCGACCGCTTCGTGGGCCTCGTCACCGCGTCGGACCGGACTCACGACGATGCGGAGTTCAGGTTCCGCGACGTCGACGGGTCGTGGGTGTGGCTCTCCGCCCGGATGTCGAGCGAACGCGCGGCCGGTCTCGGCGGCTACGTCGTCAGCTGTCGGGACATCACGGAGCGACGGCGGGCCGAGACCGAGAAGCATCGCGCCCACGAACGGCTCTCCAACATCGCCGAACACACCACCGACGTTCTCTGGATGTTCTCGGCCGACTGGGAGGAGCTGCTGTTCGTCAACTCGGCGTACGAGGAGGTCTGGGGCCGATCGATCGAGGCGCTGGCGGCGAACTCGCGTGACTTCATCGAGGGTTCCCACCCCGCCGACCGCGACGGGATCCGGGCGGCGATGCGGCAGCTCTCCGCGGGTGAGTCGGTCGACATCGAGTACCGCGTGAACGCCGACACCGACTACCGAACGTGGGTGTGGGCGCGCGGCCACCCCATCGTCGACCACGACGGCACCGTCACGCGCGTCGTCGGCTTCGCCCGCGACGTGACCGACCGCCGCGAGCGCGAGCGCCAGCTCCTGGTGATGGACCGACTGCTCCGGCACAACCTCCGTAACGAAATGAACCTCATTCTGGGTCACGCGGAACAGGCTCGCGAGCGAGGCGGAGCGGCGATCGACGCCGACCTCGACCGGATCGTCGAGACGGGCGAACACCTGTTGCGGACGGTCGACAAGGAGCGTGAGATCGTCGCGCTCCTCACCGAGAACGCCGAGCCGGAGCCGATCGATCTGGTCGCCGTCGTCGCGGACGTCTGCGACCGCGTGCAGGACGCCACCCCGGCGGCGGCCGTCGAGACGACGCTCCCGGAACGGGCGACGGTCCGCGCCGTACCGAAGCTCTCACTCGCCGTCTTCGAGCTCCTCACCAACGCGATCGAACACGCCGATACCGACGAACCGCGGGTCTCGGTTTCGGTACACTACGACGCCGAGCGGGTCGAACTCGCGGTCGTCGACGAGTGTCCACCGATCCCCCTCCAGGAGGTTCGGGTCCTCCGAGGCGAGCGCGACGTCCGGTCGGTCTACCACGGGAGTGGGCTGGGGCTGTGGCTCGTCCATTGGGCCGTCGATCGCTCCGAGGGCGACCTCGCGTTCGACGCCTCCGAGCGGGGAAACAGGGTCACGATCGCGCTCGACCGACTCCGCGACGGCCGGTGCGAGTGA
- a CDS encoding RNA-protein complex protein Nop10, with product MKSDIRVCAAWRDEHDRPVYTLFDRCPRCGADTVNSAPAPFDPGDRYGEYRRRLKRRRGDE from the coding sequence GTGAAGTCGGACATCCGCGTCTGTGCGGCCTGGCGCGACGAACACGACCGGCCGGTGTACACGCTCTTCGACCGCTGTCCCCGGTGCGGTGCCGACACAGTCAACAGCGCGCCCGCGCCGTTCGACCCCGGCGATCGGTACGGGGAGTACCGTCGCCGGCTGAAGCGCCGACGCGGCGACGAGTGA
- a CDS encoding proteasome assembly chaperone family protein produces the protein MDDIEIEVLAEPELSEPILIEGLPGVGHVGKLAVEHLLEEFDSEVVRRVYSTEFPPQVTIEDGVADLASAEIHAVDIPGDDGDGVDLLVLTGDHQAQTNAGHYRLTDTFLDVAAEFDVEQVFALGGVPTGELVDEPSVLGAVSDGDRVEALEDAGIEFRDDEPAGGVVGVSGLLLGLGGRRGFDVGCLMGETSGYLVDPKSAQAVLVALEELVGFEVGFESLEERAEEMEEVVGKIQEMQSQQGSVPTDDDLRYIG, from the coding sequence ATGGACGACATCGAGATCGAGGTGCTGGCCGAGCCGGAGCTGTCGGAGCCGATCCTCATCGAAGGGCTGCCCGGCGTGGGCCACGTCGGAAAACTGGCCGTCGAGCACCTCCTCGAGGAGTTCGACAGCGAGGTCGTACGCCGCGTGTACTCCACCGAGTTCCCCCCACAGGTAACGATCGAAGACGGCGTCGCTGATCTCGCGTCGGCGGAGATCCACGCCGTCGACATCCCGGGCGACGACGGCGACGGGGTCGACCTCCTGGTCCTGACCGGCGACCACCAGGCGCAGACGAACGCGGGTCACTACCGGCTCACGGACACGTTCCTCGACGTGGCCGCGGAGTTCGACGTCGAACAGGTGTTCGCGCTCGGGGGCGTCCCCACGGGCGAACTCGTCGACGAGCCGAGCGTCCTCGGCGCGGTGTCGGACGGGGATCGCGTCGAGGCGCTGGAGGACGCCGGCATCGAGTTCCGCGACGACGAACCCGCCGGCGGTGTCGTCGGCGTCTCCGGGCTCCTGCTCGGCCTCGGCGGCCGCCGCGGCTTCGACGTCGGCTGTCTGATGGGCGAGACGAGCGGCTATCTCGTCGACCCCAAGAGCGCACAGGCGGTCCTCGTCGCGCTCGAGGAACTCGTCGGCTTCGAGGTCGGCTTCGAGTCGCTCGAAGAGCGGGCCGAGGAGATGGAAGAGGTCGTCGGGAAGATCCAGGAGATGCAGAGCCAACAGGGGTCGGTCCCGACCGACGACGACCTGCGGTACATCGGCTGA
- a CDS encoding PAS domain-containing protein: protein MTAPARTPSDGSGGVIHVLHVDDDPAFADLAQASLTRHAPGIVVHTETDPEAALASFSWMDCVVSDYDMPEMNGLDLLRAVRERAPSIPFVLFTGKGSEEIASEAVSAGVTDYLQKGGPEQYEVLANRIENAVARRRAERGFERSNSLFDLVQRLSSVGGWELDVETGELWWTEELARIHGVAPDFEPTVEAATELYHPDDRTLLKRVYRRAVDAAEPYDVVVRIVRPDGSTGRVRLLCEPSVVDGSVPTHRGAVQEVDPRTPLGTRDERPSVEEATPTSGSTSVSASTSALTPPVATAGETPAKLDTSAEVLADLKRRALDDVDAGVIICEATEGTPTVFANEGFGRITGYDPEEMVGRNCRILQGAETDDRPVASMREAVENGTARSVVLRNYRKDGTPFWNEVEITPISDAAGTVTHYIGFQRDVTERKRLQVELEAAQQSLRRLYTVTTDSSLSFEERVKRTLAVGCERLGVEMGFLTRIAEGTQTVVHAVGEHPLLTDGAVCPLSESYCRRTLEEDGLLAVVHAATDEGWADDPGYERFGLECYLGGEVTVDGDLYGTLCFADTEAREEPFTGAQAAFVELLTRWVSYELERRKRERELRVADRRFQSLFDNPMTFVGVLDPDGTVREVNGTARATLGGDPDADADELLDRPFWETPWWAPDDDAVATVKEAVETAAGGRVARFECDYFHGDGQGTVGATLYPVYAVEGRGTDGGTDEVVSLMAVGADTTTRTEQAAQLKRQHDRLEEFASVVSHDLRSPLEVARGRLELYDATGDGDHLDAVGDSLDRISTLIDDLLALARQGESVSALEPTCVSAVARQAWQTVETADATLDVVLDGELTVESDRSRLQQLFENLFRNAVEHGSTGSRPAADDAVEHGSAGGSEPHTKDREDGQERRVRIRLTGLTNGARGFAVEDDGPGIDPADRDYVFERGFSTEDGGTGFGLAIVRRITDAHGWEVRATESPAGGARFEVVVDA, encoded by the coding sequence ATGACAGCCCCGGCTCGCACCCCGTCCGACGGCTCGGGGGGAGTCATCCACGTGCTCCACGTCGACGACGATCCCGCGTTCGCCGACCTCGCACAGGCGTCGCTCACCCGGCACGCGCCCGGGATCGTGGTTCACACGGAGACCGATCCCGAGGCCGCGCTGGCGTCGTTCTCGTGGATGGACTGCGTCGTCTCGGACTACGACATGCCGGAGATGAACGGCCTCGACCTCCTGCGGGCGGTTCGCGAGCGCGCACCGTCGATCCCGTTTGTCCTCTTCACCGGAAAAGGAAGCGAGGAGATCGCGAGCGAGGCCGTCTCCGCGGGCGTCACCGACTACCTGCAGAAGGGCGGCCCCGAGCAGTACGAGGTGTTAGCCAACCGCATCGAGAACGCGGTCGCCCGGCGGCGGGCCGAACGCGGCTTCGAACGGAGCAACTCGCTGTTCGACCTCGTCCAGCGGCTCTCCAGCGTCGGCGGCTGGGAACTCGACGTGGAGACGGGCGAGCTCTGGTGGACTGAGGAGCTCGCACGGATTCACGGGGTCGCTCCCGACTTCGAGCCGACGGTCGAAGCCGCCACGGAGCTGTACCACCCCGACGACCGAACCCTACTGAAACGAGTGTACCGCCGCGCCGTCGACGCCGCCGAACCGTACGACGTCGTCGTCCGGATCGTCCGTCCCGACGGGTCGACCGGACGGGTCAGACTGCTCTGTGAGCCCTCGGTCGTCGACGGGAGCGTCCCGACGCACCGCGGTGCCGTCCAGGAGGTCGATCCGAGGACGCCCCTCGGGACCCGCGACGAACGGCCGTCGGTCGAGGAGGCGACACCGACGTCCGGGTCCACGTCCGTGTCTGCCTCCACGTCCGCCCTGACGCCCCCGGTCGCGACGGCCGGCGAGACTCCGGCGAAGCTCGACACCAGCGCCGAAGTGTTGGCCGATCTGAAGCGTCGCGCGCTCGACGACGTCGACGCCGGCGTGATCATCTGCGAGGCCACCGAGGGAACGCCGACGGTGTTCGCGAACGAGGGGTTCGGCCGCATCACCGGCTACGACCCCGAGGAGATGGTCGGCCGCAACTGCCGGATCCTGCAGGGCGCTGAGACCGACGACCGCCCGGTGGCGTCGATGCGGGAAGCCGTCGAGAACGGCACCGCCAGGTCGGTCGTCCTCCGTAACTACCGCAAGGACGGTACGCCGTTCTGGAACGAGGTCGAGATCACCCCGATCAGCGACGCCGCGGGGACGGTGACGCACTACATCGGCTTCCAGCGGGACGTCACGGAGCGCAAGCGGCTCCAGGTGGAACTCGAAGCCGCCCAACAGTCGCTCCGGCGGCTCTACACGGTGACGACCGACTCCTCGCTCTCGTTCGAAGAGCGGGTCAAGCGGACCCTCGCCGTCGGCTGCGAGCGGCTCGGCGTCGAGATGGGCTTCCTGACGCGGATCGCCGAGGGGACACAGACCGTCGTCCACGCGGTCGGCGAGCACCCGCTGCTCACCGATGGCGCGGTGTGCCCGCTGTCGGAGTCGTACTGTCGACGGACGCTCGAGGAGGACGGACTGCTCGCCGTCGTCCACGCTGCCACCGACGAGGGGTGGGCCGACGACCCCGGCTACGAGCGGTTCGGGCTGGAGTGTTACCTCGGCGGGGAAGTCACCGTCGACGGCGACCTGTACGGCACGCTCTGCTTCGCGGACACGGAAGCCCGCGAAGAGCCGTTCACCGGGGCGCAGGCGGCGTTCGTCGAACTACTCACGCGCTGGGTCAGCTACGAGCTCGAACGGCGCAAGCGGGAGCGCGAGCTCCGGGTCGCCGACCGGCGGTTCCAGTCGCTGTTCGACAACCCGATGACGTTCGTCGGCGTCCTCGACCCCGACGGGACGGTCCGCGAGGTGAACGGCACGGCGCGTGCGACCCTCGGCGGCGACCCCGACGCCGACGCCGACGAACTCCTCGACAGGCCGTTCTGGGAGACACCCTGGTGGGCCCCCGACGACGACGCCGTCGCGACGGTCAAAGAGGCGGTCGAGACGGCTGCCGGCGGACGGGTCGCCCGGTTCGAGTGCGACTACTTCCACGGCGACGGGCAGGGCACCGTAGGCGCGACCCTCTACCCCGTCTACGCCGTAGAGGGGCGCGGGACCGACGGCGGCACGGACGAGGTGGTGTCGCTGATGGCCGTCGGTGCCGACACGACGACGCGGACCGAGCAGGCGGCCCAGCTGAAACGACAACACGACCGCCTGGAGGAGTTCGCCAGCGTCGTCTCTCACGACCTCCGGAGTCCCCTGGAGGTCGCCCGCGGTCGACTCGAACTGTACGACGCTACGGGCGACGGGGACCACCTCGACGCGGTCGGTGACTCGCTCGACCGGATCTCGACGCTCATCGACGACCTGCTGGCGCTGGCCCGACAGGGCGAGTCCGTCTCCGCCCTCGAACCGACGTGCGTGTCGGCGGTCGCACGCCAGGCCTGGCAGACCGTCGAGACCGCCGACGCGACGCTCGACGTCGTGCTCGACGGCGAACTGACCGTCGAGAGCGACCGGAGCCGGCTCCAGCAGCTGTTCGAGAACCTGTTTCGGAACGCCGTGGAACACGGTTCCACGGGCAGTCGGCCAGCGGCCGACGACGCTGTGGAACACGGTTCGGCTGGCGGGTCGGAGCCACACACGAAAGACAGGGAAGACGGGCAGGAACGCCGCGTTCGGATCCGACTCACGGGTCTCACGAACGGTGCTCGTGGTTTCGCGGTTGAAGACGACGGTCCCGGGATCGACCCCGCCGACCGCGACTACGTCTTCGAGCGGGGGTTTTCGACCGAGGACGGCGGGACCGGCTTCGGCCTCGCGATCGTCAGGCGGATCACCGACGCCCACGGATGGGAGGTCCGGGCCACCGAGAGCCCGGCCGGCGGCGCTCGCTTCGAGGTCGTCGTCGACGCGTGA
- a CDS encoding 50S ribosomal protein L44e, whose translation MQMPRRFNTYCPHCNAHHEHEVEKVRSGRPTGMKWDARRTRAGRSTIGNAGKFSKVPGGDKPTKKTHLKYRCSDCGKAHMREGWRAGRLEFQE comes from the coding sequence ATGCAGATGCCTCGCCGATTCAATACGTACTGTCCGCACTGCAACGCCCACCACGAACACGAGGTGGAGAAGGTCCGTTCGGGCCGCCCCACCGGGATGAAGTGGGACGCACGCCGGACGCGTGCCGGTCGGTCGACTATCGGGAACGCCGGCAAGTTCTCGAAGGTGCCGGGCGGCGACAAGCCGACGAAGAAGACCCACCTGAAGTACCGCTGTTCGGACTGCGGCAAGGCCCACATGCGCGAGGGATGGCGCGCCGGCCGACTGGAGTTCCAGGAGTAA
- a CDS encoding translation initiation factor IF-2 subunit alpha, whose amino-acid sequence MKYSGWPDKGELVVGKVDDIADFGVFIDLEEYEDKRGLAHISEVASGWIKNVRDHVREGQTVVAKVLDVNESSQQIDLSIKDVNEHQRKEKIQEWKNEQKADKWMTLAFGEGVSDEQYSAVANALLTEFDTLYDGFEQAAIHGASALEDVDLDDDEVTEIVDVARENVSVPYVNVTGYVDLRCPTGEGVDHIRQALQAAGGNGDVPEGVELEVTYVGSPEYRIKVRAPDYKTAESELETAAGRAREAIEGYGGTAEYHRERHEDDE is encoded by the coding sequence ATGAAGTACAGTGGCTGGCCCGACAAAGGCGAACTCGTGGTCGGAAAGGTCGACGATATCGCCGACTTCGGCGTCTTCATCGACCTCGAAGAGTACGAGGACAAGCGCGGTCTGGCGCACATCTCCGAGGTCGCCTCGGGCTGGATCAAGAACGTCCGCGACCACGTCCGTGAGGGCCAGACCGTCGTCGCGAAGGTGCTCGACGTCAACGAGTCCTCCCAGCAGATCGACCTCTCGATCAAGGACGTCAACGAGCACCAGCGCAAGGAGAAGATCCAGGAGTGGAAGAACGAACAGAAGGCCGACAAGTGGATGACGCTCGCGTTCGGGGAGGGCGTCTCCGACGAGCAGTATTCGGCGGTGGCGAACGCCCTCCTCACTGAGTTCGACACCCTCTACGACGGCTTCGAGCAGGCCGCCATTCACGGCGCCTCTGCCCTCGAAGACGTCGATCTCGACGACGACGAGGTCACCGAGATCGTCGACGTCGCCCGCGAGAACGTCTCCGTCCCGTACGTGAACGTGACGGGCTACGTCGACCTGCGCTGTCCGACCGGCGAGGGCGTCGACCACATCCGCCAGGCGCTGCAGGCCGCCGGCGGGAACGGCGACGTCCCCGAAGGAGTCGAACTCGAAGTCACCTACGTCGGCTCCCCGGAGTACCGGATCAAGGTCCGCGCACCGGACTACAAGACGGCCGAGTCGGAGCTCGAAACCGCCGCGGGGCGCGCCCGAGAGGCCATCGAGGGGTACGGCGGCACCGCGGAGTACCACCGCGAGCGCCACGAAGACGACGAGTAG
- a CDS encoding 30S ribosomal protein S27e: MAGSYFRVKCNDCENEQIVFGKASSTVNCAVCGTTLATPTGGKARIDHEIVETVEAR, from the coding sequence ATGGCTGGCTCGTACTTCCGCGTCAAGTGTAACGACTGCGAGAACGAACAGATCGTCTTCGGCAAGGCCTCTTCGACCGTGAACTGCGCCGTCTGCGGCACGACGCTGGCGACGCCGACGGGCGGCAAAGCGCGCATCGACCACGAGATCGTCGAGACCGTCGAGGCACGCTGA